A single genomic interval of Cyprinus carpio isolate SPL01 unplaced genomic scaffold, ASM1834038v1 S000006512, whole genome shotgun sequence harbors:
- the LOC122143815 gene encoding uncharacterized protein LOC122143815, which produces MLSAIDDGDLEQHVRQLQSQYPNSGNEMIRALLRAQGVLVTRSRVREMLTRVNPTAAARRWSQTVARRVYHVPYPNSLWHIDGNMRLIRWGFVIHGAIDGYSRLITYLNCSTDNRATTVLSQFLKATCLYALPSRVRSDHGGENILVALFMHLVQGLEHRGFITGRSVHNQRIERLWRDVFLHVLQHFYLMFYSLEDSEVLNPDDDVHRLSLHIVYLPEIQKRLEQFRQAWNLHPLRTENNRTPSQLWTEGMLKNIATDSTAVNNVFGENPYSDQNIDAILAQYGIQTLPTLDEEEFPAVNVEPPQLILTQQQQTSVHNAIQHLSDLKIKYQACCTAIISILQTQV; this is translated from the exons ATGCTGTCTGCAATAGATGATGGTGACCTAGAACAACATGTGAGGCAACTTCAGAGCCAATATCCTAATTCTGGAAATGAG ATGATAAGAGCCCTGTTGCGTGCACAGGGTGTGCTTGTTACACGGTCCAGGGTCCGTGAGATGTTGACACGGGTCAATCCTACTGCTGCTGCAAGGAGATGGAGCCAGACAGTTGCAAGACGTGTTTATCATGTACCTTACCCCAATAGTTTGTGGCACATTGATGGGAACATGCGTCTCATAAG ATGGGGTTTTGTGATTCATGGTGCAATTGATGGATACTCCCGTCTGATTACTTACCTCAACTGCAGCACAGACAATCGTGCCACAACAGTGCTTTCTCAGTTTTTGAAAGCAACATGCCTCTATGCCCTACCATCAAGAGTCAGATCTGACCATGGTGGTGAAAACATCCTTGTGGCTTTATTCATGCATCTAGTTCAAGGACTTGAACACAGAGGTTTCATAACCGGACGATCAGTTCACAATCAGAGAATTGAACGCCTTTGGCGTGATGTATTTTTGCATGTGTTGCAGCACTTTTACCTTATGTTCTACTCCTTAGAGGATTCAGAGGTTCTAAACCCAGATGATGATGTCCACAGACTTTCACTGCATATTGTTTATCTTCCTGAGATTCAAAAAAGACTGGAGCAGTTTAGACAGGCCTGGAACCTCCATCCGTTGCGAACAGAAAATAATCGCACACCATCTCAACTCTGGACAGAGGGCatgctcaaaaacattgcaacagACAGCACAGCTGTCAACAATGTGTTTGGGGAAAATCCCTACAGCGACCAAAACATTGATGCCATCCTAGCGCAGTATGGAATTCAAACACTGCCTACACTTGATGAGGAAGAGTTCCCAGCTGTTAATGTAGAGCCACCTCAACTCATCCTCACTCAGCAACAACAGACATCTGTACACAATGCAATCCAACACCTTTCTGATCTAAAGATAAAATATCAGGCTTGCTGTACTGCAATTATCAGTATTTTGCAAACACAGGTATAG